A region from the Streptomyces lydicus genome encodes:
- a CDS encoding MAB_1171c family putative transporter: MKDLLHPISIVVAAIGLLSLLRDIPARRRDPASTALAAVFMLSGLSFLFSVTPMWQYLDRALGTVNLAVPLAQGCVVALLACQQVVLTYWGSPPDIARRKARTWLGAGLAVFAALLVLFAMLTPSAPRPIDFTLYYAHDDWYAAYLTLYVTAYTIGELSLARACWRLARRSARGSVRVGLRIVALGATVTLGYSAVRIGDVIASAFGASLAEWESCAWTCGDVGAMLTLIGWLVPTLNDQAERVRYRIKQHRSYHGLRPLWLAFYSSAPEIALPIDRVDPAQRRRFRGIAIKLYRRFVEIRDGRFVIRQHLDAGVRECSEAHHRARGLRGQDLNAAVTADQILAGIAARAEGIRPEPDQLTDFADADRQTSRPMDDVEALLAVARHLPPEPSRTPHSERASA, encoded by the coding sequence GTGAAGGACCTGCTCCACCCCATCAGCATCGTCGTCGCCGCCATAGGGCTCCTGTCCCTCTTGCGGGACATCCCCGCCCGGCGCCGCGACCCCGCTTCCACGGCCCTGGCCGCTGTGTTCATGCTTTCCGGCCTGTCCTTCCTGTTCTCTGTCACACCGATGTGGCAGTACCTCGACCGCGCCCTGGGCACTGTGAACCTGGCCGTTCCCCTGGCGCAGGGGTGCGTAGTGGCGCTACTGGCCTGCCAGCAGGTCGTCCTCACCTACTGGGGCTCGCCCCCCGACATCGCCCGCAGGAAGGCACGGACATGGCTCGGCGCCGGCCTCGCGGTATTCGCGGCGCTGCTGGTGCTCTTCGCCATGCTGACGCCCAGCGCGCCGAGGCCGATCGATTTCACGCTCTACTACGCGCACGACGACTGGTACGCCGCGTACCTCACCCTGTACGTCACCGCCTACACCATCGGGGAGCTGTCCCTCGCCCGCGCCTGCTGGCGCCTGGCCCGCCGCAGCGCCCGCGGGTCCGTCCGCGTCGGTCTGCGCATCGTCGCCCTCGGGGCCACCGTCACCCTCGGATACAGCGCTGTCCGCATCGGCGACGTCATCGCCAGCGCCTTTGGCGCATCCCTGGCGGAGTGGGAGAGCTGTGCGTGGACCTGCGGTGACGTCGGCGCCATGCTCACCCTCATCGGATGGTTGGTGCCCACGCTCAACGACCAGGCTGAGCGCGTCCGGTACCGGATCAAGCAGCACCGCAGCTATCACGGCCTTCGACCACTGTGGCTGGCCTTCTACAGCTCAGCGCCCGAGATCGCCCTGCCGATCGACCGCGTCGACCCCGCTCAGCGCCGGCGCTTCCGCGGCATCGCGATCAAGCTCTACCGGCGGTTCGTCGAAATCCGCGACGGCCGCTTCGTGATCCGCCAGCACCTCGATGCCGGAGTCCGCGAGTGCAGCGAGGCCCACCACAGGGCGAGAGGACTCCGGGGCCAGGACCTGAACGCCGCCGTGACGGCCGACCAAATCCTGGCCGGCATCGCAGCCCGGGCCGAAGGCATCCGCCCAGAGCCCGACCAGCTCACCGACTTCGCCGACGCCGATCGCCAGACCAGCCGACCGATGGACGATGTCGAGGCTCTCCTCGCCGTCGCCCGCCACCTGCCACCCGAACCTTCCCGCACCCCGCACTCTGAGCGAGCCTCCGCATGA
- a CDS encoding helix-turn-helix domain-containing protein, whose amino-acid sequence MKDSTEGAMSRRAETLSDRLNRLFDVVHPADRGPYSNTEVAALMEARGLAKITGTYLWMLRTGRRDNPTKRHLEALAAFFGVPAAYWFDDEVAEATAQELELLQLIRDSRIKNVLMRLSDVSADGKDAVLGLVDGVRKMEGLPPSG is encoded by the coding sequence ATGAAGGATTCGACAGAGGGGGCGATGAGTCGCCGGGCGGAGACGCTTAGTGACCGGCTCAATCGCCTGTTTGACGTGGTGCACCCAGCCGACCGCGGCCCGTACAGTAATACCGAAGTGGCTGCGCTGATGGAGGCGCGAGGGCTCGCAAAGATCACCGGTACGTATCTGTGGATGCTGCGCACCGGGAGGCGAGACAATCCGACGAAGCGTCACCTCGAAGCGCTCGCCGCCTTTTTCGGTGTGCCTGCCGCCTATTGGTTCGACGATGAAGTGGCAGAAGCGACGGCGCAGGAACTGGAGTTGCTGCAATTGATCCGGGACTCGCGGATCAAGAACGTCCTTATGCGCCTGTCGGATGTCTCGGCCGACGGGAAGGACGCTGTCCTGGGGCTGGTGGACGGTGTGAGAAAAATGGAGGGACTCCCGCCCTCCGGCTAG
- a CDS encoding ImmA/IrrE family metallo-endopeptidase codes for MWFVRSRRQGDLLAELNLPRVTSVRDLRGEVSRRTGRTVVLEPREQASSLCGACAITESHAYVFYDPRTSPTHQDHIIAHEFGHLLLGHHETRPLSALAPSLITTMDPAVVQMMLGRTQYDEVEERDTEALASLLQRKIIDRWLCSDESSGDDVQDRVTHTLLRRREARR; via the coding sequence ATGTGGTTTGTACGTAGCCGGCGGCAGGGCGATCTGCTGGCCGAGCTGAATCTCCCTCGCGTCACGAGCGTCCGTGACCTCCGTGGCGAGGTTTCCCGCCGAACGGGCCGGACCGTGGTGCTGGAGCCCAGGGAGCAGGCTTCATCACTTTGCGGGGCGTGCGCCATCACCGAGAGCCATGCCTATGTGTTCTATGACCCCCGAACCAGCCCCACGCACCAAGATCACATCATTGCCCACGAGTTCGGTCACCTGCTGCTCGGACATCATGAAACCCGCCCGCTGTCCGCCCTGGCGCCAAGCCTCATCACCACCATGGACCCGGCCGTCGTGCAGATGATGCTCGGGCGCACCCAGTACGACGAGGTGGAGGAGCGCGATACCGAGGCGCTGGCCTCGCTCCTCCAACGCAAGATCATCGACCGCTGGCTGTGCAGCGATGAGTCCTCCGGAGACGATGTCCAGGATCGGGTCACACACACGCTGCTGCGCCGGCGGGAGGCCCGACGGTGA
- a CDS encoding amidase family protein — protein MTTDLSRQPAHVQLRALDRHEISSRELLDLHLDRIDASPINAVVTRDDEAAQKAARAADERRARGENTGVLDGLPLTIKDSFETAGLRTTSGSEDLKLHVPERDADAVARLRHQGAVIMGKTNLPTYCQDLHTNNTLFGPTLNPHDPTRTVGGSSGGPAAAVAAHLTPADLGSDLAGSLRLPAHYCGVYGLRPTHGIVPARGHIPRPPGWLTTSDMVTPGPLARHPRDLDLMLTALTTQAPTENSPWRLDLPTPSKRVEQVRIAMWPEDPSCPVDSKTTQVLTLVKEAFSGAGAVVSHTAGPVSFGDSTRLFEQLLHATATATADDQAATEELAAAQELQDGDTSPRAAFLRHRTQTHRTWLRANEERATLRRTWQRFFTEYDVLITPAAPTSAIPADSRSLAIDGHQRNFFDQTGWANLTSHIGLPSLVVPVATTEDGLPIAVQIIGPPNADRFLLALAEECAPLLR, from the coding sequence ATGACAACCGACCTCTCCCGCCAGCCCGCGCACGTCCAGCTCCGCGCTCTGGACCGTCACGAGATCTCCAGCCGTGAGCTGCTCGACCTCCACCTCGACCGAATTGACGCCAGCCCCATCAACGCCGTCGTCACCCGGGATGACGAAGCGGCCCAGAAAGCCGCCCGCGCCGCTGACGAACGGCGGGCTCGCGGGGAAAACACCGGAGTCCTCGATGGCCTACCCCTCACGATCAAGGACAGCTTCGAAACGGCCGGCCTGCGTACCACAAGCGGCTCGGAGGACCTGAAGCTCCACGTCCCAGAACGGGATGCAGACGCGGTCGCACGGCTCCGCCACCAGGGCGCCGTGATCATGGGGAAGACCAACCTCCCCACCTACTGCCAGGACCTCCACACCAACAACACGCTCTTCGGCCCCACCCTCAACCCGCACGACCCGACCCGCACGGTCGGCGGCTCCTCCGGCGGACCCGCAGCAGCAGTCGCCGCCCACCTCACACCCGCCGACCTCGGAAGTGACCTCGCCGGCTCGCTCCGACTGCCAGCCCACTACTGCGGGGTGTACGGCCTGCGGCCCACGCACGGAATCGTCCCGGCCCGCGGCCACATCCCCCGACCACCAGGCTGGCTGACCACCAGCGACATGGTCACCCCCGGCCCCCTGGCCCGCCACCCCCGAGACCTCGACCTGATGCTCACCGCGCTGACCACCCAGGCACCGACCGAGAACAGCCCCTGGCGCCTAGATCTGCCGACGCCGAGCAAACGCGTCGAGCAGGTGCGCATCGCCATGTGGCCCGAAGACCCGAGCTGCCCTGTCGACAGCAAGACCACCCAGGTGCTCACCCTTGTCAAGGAGGCGTTCTCCGGCGCTGGCGCCGTGGTCAGCCACACCGCGGGCCCCGTAAGCTTCGGCGACTCCACCCGTCTGTTCGAGCAGCTCCTGCACGCCACCGCGACAGCTACCGCCGACGACCAAGCCGCCACCGAAGAACTCGCCGCCGCACAAGAGCTACAGGACGGCGACACCAGCCCCCGTGCGGCGTTCCTCCGCCACCGGACCCAGACCCACCGCACCTGGCTCCGCGCGAACGAAGAACGCGCCACGCTCCGGAGGACCTGGCAGCGCTTCTTCACGGAGTACGACGTCCTCATCACGCCAGCCGCTCCCACTTCTGCAATCCCCGCGGACAGCCGCTCGCTCGCGATCGACGGCCACCAGCGCAACTTCTTCGACCAGACCGGATGGGCCAACCTCACCAGCCACATCGGACTACCGAGCCTCGTCGTGCCCGTGGCCACAACAGAGGACGGGCTGCCCATCGCCGTGCAGATCATCGGCCCACCCAACGCAGACCGTTTCCTGCTTGCCCTGGCGGAGGAGTGTGCACCGCTGCTTCGGTGA